A single region of the Halorussus gelatinilyticus genome encodes:
- a CDS encoding MBL fold metallo-hydrolase, translating to MTIRHDGLTAEWLGYAGLRLESPDGTVVYVDPGRYGTLTGEWRPDSPDVGHPEARDYRPEDGDLVLVTHDHHYDSDGIRRVAGEEATLVVYEAVYPPKIDRDVEDFDELPYDVVNVDEEEDRLFGDVIVRSVAGYNEPDGPHTDSSGEPFHPEGFGVGYHLTMPGRNAEDVTVFWPGDSDALAGHAELDVSLFCPPIGGSFTMDRREAADLAERMDPDLVLPIHYNTFEALEADSGAFAADVAARGVPVVLDE from the coding sequence ATGACGATTCGACACGACGGACTCACCGCGGAGTGGCTCGGCTACGCCGGCCTCCGACTCGAATCGCCCGACGGCACGGTCGTCTACGTCGACCCCGGCCGGTACGGCACCCTGACGGGTGAGTGGCGGCCCGACTCGCCGGACGTCGGCCACCCCGAGGCGCGCGATTACCGGCCCGAGGACGGCGATCTGGTCCTCGTCACGCACGACCACCACTACGACTCCGACGGCATTCGGCGCGTCGCGGGCGAGGAGGCCACGCTGGTCGTCTACGAGGCGGTCTACCCGCCCAAAATCGACCGCGACGTGGAGGACTTCGACGAGTTGCCCTACGACGTGGTGAACGTCGACGAGGAGGAGGACCGACTCTTCGGCGACGTCATCGTCCGGTCGGTCGCGGGCTACAACGAACCCGACGGTCCCCACACCGATTCGAGCGGCGAACCGTTCCACCCCGAGGGCTTCGGCGTGGGCTACCACCTCACGATGCCGGGCCGGAACGCCGAGGACGTGACGGTGTTCTGGCCGGGGGACTCCGACGCGCTGGCGGGCCACGCCGAACTCGACGTGTCGCTGTTCTGCCCGCCCATCGGCGGGTCGTTCACGATGGACCGCCGCGAGGCCGCCGACCTCGCCGAACGGATGGACCCCGACCTCGTGTTGCCGATTCACTACAACACCTTCGA
- a CDS encoding class I SAM-dependent methyltransferase translates to MNSDEVRKQWAERSGEYSPSYYAYYGPNETSDLILDLLDSFVGSDAAVLELGCSSGRHLAHLHDHGFEDLHGVEINDEAFDVMADAYPDLAEAGTFYHDAIESAAPEFPDRRFDAVFSVETLQHIHPDDDAVFGELARITDDALLTVENEDRDGESQEGDATASRTEGDGEDDVPDDVEEEARRGVNYVREEFPLYYRDWSRIFTELGFAEVECRTTKRDTLRAFRRPN, encoded by the coding sequence GTGAATTCTGACGAAGTCCGCAAACAGTGGGCCGAACGGTCGGGGGAGTACTCGCCGAGCTACTACGCCTACTACGGTCCCAACGAGACGAGCGACCTAATTTTGGACCTACTGGACTCGTTCGTCGGGTCGGACGCGGCGGTCCTCGAACTGGGGTGCAGTTCGGGCCGCCACCTCGCGCACCTCCACGACCACGGCTTCGAGGACCTCCACGGCGTCGAGATCAACGACGAGGCCTTCGACGTGATGGCCGACGCCTACCCCGACCTCGCCGAGGCCGGGACCTTCTACCACGACGCCATCGAGTCGGCCGCCCCGGAGTTCCCGGACCGGCGGTTCGACGCCGTCTTCTCGGTCGAGACGCTCCAGCACATCCATCCCGACGACGACGCGGTCTTCGGGGAACTGGCCCGAATCACCGACGACGCGCTTCTCACGGTGGAGAACGAGGACCGCGACGGCGAGTCGCAAGAGGGCGACGCGACCGCTTCTCGCACCGAGGGCGATGGCGAAGACGACGTTCCCGACGACGTGGAGGAAGAGGCCCGCCGCGGCGTCAACTACGTGAGAGAGGAGTTCCCGCTGTACTACCGCGACTGGAGCCGGATTTTCACCGAACTGGGCTTCGCGGAAGTCGAGTGTCGCACGACCAAGCGCGACACGCTCCGGGCGTTCCGCCGCCCGAACTGA